CACACATCACTACTGAGGAGCTGACAGACAGCTGATTGACTGTGTAGCATGACAACCTCATTtctaactttatttaaaatgtgtgtttccaGGCACCCGGTGGCGTCCTTCTTCCACCTCTTCTTCCGAGTTAGTGCCATcattgtgtatctgctgtgtGAGTTTTTGAGTAGCAGCTTCATCGCCTGCATGGTTACAATAAtcctgctgctgtcatgtgacttcTGGACCGTAAAGGTGGGCCACCTTCCTCTTCATCACAGTAAATCATCTCTACACCTGGAAATCAGTATGATgcaatacactcctgatcaaaattttaagaccagttgagaaattgcaagaatttacattttgcactgttggatcttaagaaggtgttttgggccgaggatcgtcccatgtcttgacggacagccaattggttCCTCCGGCTCAGtgccggtgaaatttttttgggtctaccacttgacttttttgttccataaccctcaggatcttttaagaagtttaaaatgactgtcttactgcatcCAACCTCAGCAGAAATGGCACGTtgcgagaggccttgcttatgctgctcaacaatccgaccatgttcaaggagagaaagcttttttgcctttgccatcaggaggtcatgacagtgtggataccagacagaaaatgacactgaatccacatttttgcgaagatttgggcttttaaaggcagtggccttaaacttttgatcagctgatgaacagactatttcagtttaatggttgtttgcaataaattgcttactaattttttttttttttgtctcactcccatttcttctttttgcattttgaagctctacatAGAACCTTCTTAacatccaacagtgcaaaatgtaaattcttgcaatttttcaactggtcttaaaattttgatcaggagtgtatattgATAATGTTGCAGGGCTGGGACAGTGTGCTTTTGATACAATCATGATAGATGGGTCAATccattgaattgaactgaatccAGTCTCAGCTCACCAGTCATAACAAATGTATGCAACTCTCCAAAAGTTAGCTTAACTTTTGAGCAATATTTAGTCCCCTTGctgacaacctagcatgacatgcaGCAATGGATTCCTTAGGTCTTCTAGTTTCATAGGATACcaaaaattaaattgatttaGTAATAACACGTTTAAtcaaaaatcataaaaacagaATTGCGATGCTGAAGTGAATCCCCCCTTCTTCCCAACCTCATACTGTTGTGATATTGTACTTGCATGTGAAATGGTGTACTGATCAATAGCCACATCTACATTTACAGAATATCACTGGCAGGTTGATGGTTGGCTTGCGGTGGTGGAACCAGGTGGATGATGATGGACAAAGCCACTGGGTGTTTGAGTCGAGAAAGGTACCTAAACCAAGCTGCTCCTACATGTGCTTCATGTTGTGTTGCTTTTGATGAACACTGTTATAGCAGTTAAGTAGTCCTAAAAGCAAGCCTGTTGCTGATCTCCTTGTGTTGCTAAATGCAGTACTTACTGTTGGCAGGCCTGAATGGTATTTGCAGATGGACTCAGTGTGAGAATATCCTCTGTTTCCTCAGGGGGCCGGGAAGCAGCAAGCCTCCGATTCTGAGTCACGCATCTTCTGGCTCGGCCTAATCGTGTGTCCCATCCTCTGGGTCATCTTTGCCTTCAGCACCCTCATCTCTTTCAGGATTAAGTGGCTGGTAAGTCCTAAACATTGGCAAGGTTTCCTTGTTGCCAGAGCACACACATCCAACTCCATCTCTGTCCTCCACATGCAGGCGGTGGTGATCATGGGTGTGGTGTTGCAAGGTGCCAACCTGTATGGATACATGCGCTGTAAAGTGGGATCCAAGACCAACTTAAAGAACATGGCTACTAATTATTTTGGACGACAGTTTCTCAAGCAGGTGACTGAAATCTCGTGCAAAACAAACTCAAGACAGTTTTCAAAACCTTGTGCGGTCCAAAAAGGCTAagtatttaatatgttttttcccctctacagGCACTGTCTAAAGAAGAGGAAACGTAGAGTGCAGCTCTTCGATTTGATCACATGTTTGCATTATTCTTAATGCTATAGTATTCTATTATTAGCAGACTTGTTACCTAGGAGAAGACCTTTTTCAATTTTAAGTCAATACAaaggattttgatttttttttttttttttaatgtgatgcaATACTTTCTGATTCCCCACAGAGAAGTCCTCTTCTTGATTTCccccctccacagggaggtcaaaggtcaggcacAGGCTTGATTCAGAGCCTTGCACGCCAGCAGGGCAGATGGGGTCAGAATGAGATGAGCATCTTCTAGATGTGCTTCTTATGTGCTTTACAGCCTCACACACCCCTGGACCAgcctttccccctcttttttggtcttttgtttccattgcttGTTACCTTAATCTTGATAAAAAGGAATAATGAAGATTTTGAGAGATATTGTacagacttttttgtttgtataaTATACAGGTTTGTAAAACAATGTAAAGTATCCAGTGCAtttgtaaatatgtatgtaaagTAACTGTGTGGaacatctttttttgtgcaaatacaTTTGTAACATCTTTCTGAACAGTGTGCTCGTCTTCATTTCATATCATTCTGACACTATCCATTCTGTGATGAAATATACTTTCACATTTGTGAACTAACTAGTATGAAGCAttgactttatttcatttttgacttttttattttaagtctGGGGACAATGTTGATTAGGGACTCATGGTCAGCCTGTCCTCTTGCTCCTTCAACAATCAGACTCTAGTGCCACCTACTggtcatttgtgtgtatgtcacaGCACGCTAGCATTTGTCCTTACACTCACCTTGGCTTTTACCGTGTTTTCAGTTCTCCTGATATTAAAGTGTGTGTTATAAACCACGTTTACAAAGCACTAACATGACCACGAGTGGACAAGCAGAGCTATTTAGgcctgaagatttttttttgccacaacaaacatggcgTCCTTATCGTCCCAGGCTCAGtcgtcacaagactgatgcggaAGAGAAAAGCCTCGCCTTGAGCAGCTCGTCACATAGGGCTCGTCAagttcacacagaaacatagGAAGAAGGCCGGAAGTTGGACGATTCCGCCTCCAAAGTAAAGCAGAATTTGTCATCTATCAGGTTTTGGGGCGCACAAAACACTGATTCAAACTTCGAAGAGAACTGCAGAAATACTGAAGTTATAGCTGCTCAGAGATCTTAATTTATGTGGTATGCCCTGAACGTTCAAACAACACAAAGTCAAAGGTTTATCTAAATTAAAACAAGTTACACAATTGATCTTAAACGAAATAGTGTTAAAATTCCTgtctcaatgtttttttttccacaacacaCCATACAATTCAGAGTAATATAAACTAAAATGGAATTAAGATGGAATGTAATACACCTGAAGCTCTAGGTCTCACAGAATAATAATCTCCACTACCTATTGCACTCAAATAAAAGTGCTAGATCTAGGTTCCAATGGACTCTAAAGAACTCTGTTTAATTGCGCCTGATATATATAttagtatatatatatgaaaatacaGGTAAAAATTAATTTcgagcgaaaaaaaaaacatgctgttcATTTACAACATTTCCCTTTGAATGCATTATTTCCACTAGCCACTGAAACGCATTAAAATACTTggtgcatttattttgaaaatgcatagcggaaatgtcattttttacaaATCCGGGCTACTTGATGTTGGTGCCTTAAGCTCTCCACAACAGCAGATTTTGGGGGGTTTGTGGGCTTGGTGGGTCTGTAAAAACATTGCTGTTGGCCTCCTTTAATGGGAATTTCTGCAAGGACTGTCCAAGATGATTCCCACCGAGGACGCGTCGGCCCGGAAGAGGGAGATAGAGGAGAAACTGAAGCAGGTCGGAAATAGCTGGGCAGGGAGCAGCACAACGGGGCTTCATGGCACAAACACCCATCAAATTGACTTCATAACAGTGTTGTGTTGCATGTTTAATAATTATGCAGGCATAAATGAGCTGTCACTTGTGATTGATAGACTGTGTGGCAGCAGCGTGTCCTCCTCACCCTCTTGTGATGTGTCGTTACAGGAGCAGGAGACATTGTCATTCATCAGGGAAAATCTGGAGAAGAGTGATCAGCTGACCAAGGGAATGGTacgacaaacaaaacacattttaggatGTGCCGGATCACAGGTTCACACTCTAGACGTGGATGAAGAGTTCACTGTCATCATCCTCCTGCTGCAAAATGGCACAAATCCATCAGAATATGTCTATAAATGAGAGGAGTTGTCCTTACACTCTTTGTaaggctgcatcacagtaaagggatgcagttttcttaacttattagactgttgtagttCAGTTATTTGCCTGATCACCGTATGCACATTATTAATGACTATCATGTGTTAATATCTGAAAGCACTAGTCATCCCTATAATGTCCTCACAACATCCAGGTATTgtaagatattgtgatattttgattttgtccgtaCTCCAAGGCCCTAGCTCTGTTGTAAATGTACTGCAAACCCAACATATATTTATTGTAAGTGCAAAGAGAGACCATGTATTAACGAGGTTGGATATGCTTCTCATGTGCTTATTGTTATATGCTTCTTGTTCTGAAAGGTCTCCATCCTGTCTTCGTTCGAGAGCCGCCTGATGCAGCTGGAGAACTCCATCATCCCGGTCCACAAACAGACGGAGAACCTGCagcgcctccaggagaacgtggACAAAACTCTGTCCTGCATGGATCACGTCATCAGCTACTACCACGTGGCCAAAGACACCGACAGGATCATTAGAGAGGGGTGAGAGCAGTGACAGCTGTCCCTGCTTTTTGTTGGGGATAAACAAATCAGCTGTATTATAATGAGAGTTGTTTCTTCTAGACCGACAGGCAGACTGGATGAGTATCTTGCCTGTATCGCTAAGATCCAGAAAGCTGTGGAGTACTTCCAGGACAACAACCCTGACAGTCCAGAATTGAACACAGtggtacatttttgtttttcttaacctttacgtttttttttttttttgaacaccTCACATTTACACCTGGGAAAAGTCTTTGAGTGTTTATTTTGCCTCTCATTCCTGTGTTGCAAGCGTAGTTTCCACCCAGCTCTATATTTAAACTGAAGTTGTATAAGTTAGTGTGTGCACAGGCTGAAAAAATACCCTAGAGGAATTTCCGCAAAAATAAGCGGTCTCGCTGTTGTTGTTCTACCGCAGAAAGCACGCTTTGAGAAGGggaaggagctgctggaggccgAGTTCCGCAGCCTGCTGACCCGCTACAGCAAGCCCGTCCCCCCCATCCTCATCCTGGACGCCATCAGCATGGACGAGGAGctggaggtgcaggaggaggtgaCGCTTGAACACCTGCCTGAAGCCGTGCTCCAAGACATCATCTGCATCTCCGGCTGGCTGGTGGAATATGGACGCAACCAGGGTGCGGCTTTATGTAGATTTGAATCCTTTCGTTAGTTGCTACCTGCACTGTCCTGTGAGTTTTCCAAcatcctctccccctctctctgggCCATTCCTCTAACAGGTTTCCTtccccttctctttcctttttttacatttcctgcaCTTCAGACTCAGAATAGAAAGAGAGGATTTCAAAGCTCCAGGTGGTCAAAGCTgagttttgtttacttttctgcAACAGGACTGAAAATGTAGGACATTTTcatcataaaaaatgtaaatccaCGAGACTTTGGTTTGCAGTTTATGGAACATATTCTGTAAACTTTGGAtccctgtgctttttttttttttttttttttttttttttttttttaagatagcAGTGCAAATGAAGTGGTTACCTCCTGCACCAGGGCTCTGTTTAGGAAGTTATGGCTTTTCTGTCACTGTGATCCAAACCTGGCTGCAAGTGTAGATGAAACACATGACAACAGGACATGTCAGTCCAAGTCCAGATGCAGAGTGTTTCATTATCAGTCAGGCCAAGGCAGTTCTAGGCTTTGTACAGAAGGAGGCCCACAGTCACAGACTTTCATATGACTTCCAGCTCTGCTCGTCTCTCATGGTTTGAAGATCAGGGACTTCAGACTCAGTACTGTATGTTTCAGAGCTGTGAGATATGAGGCAAACTTGACAATGACTGGGCACTGTAATTTGACTTCATTTGTATCACATATATGCAGTGTTAGGTATACTGTATTTATATAGGCATATATACACTGGACACCTGGGATGCATAACATTAGAATGAAATACACATGATCAAATACATTACAGATGACACCTGATTATTAGGAATGTGCACAGAATTGACTCACAACACATATTACTGCAATAATATGTAGACACCAACAATCCATAATCaataatgtatataaaaaaatgcaCCATGTAAATATCACACTGCTTTCTGAAAAGCTTCTGGGAAGGAATAGcgaaaaaatgataatgatacaGTGATACAAATAATGTAGTTCTCTCCCCTACATTTCTGTActtatatttttgtcttttttttgtctttttttttttttttgaaacggTGATTATGAAGCTTTTAAAGTTCAAAATGCCTTTATTGTTAATCAGTATTTGACTCATGACCTCTCAGTTGACATTTTACAGGGGACATTGTTTCTGCTGCCGCTGCATTTAGGTGAAATATAAGCCTAAGAATAAAGCATACCATGATGACTTATTTACAGTACAGTTGAGGTGATACAGTTTTGagagctgtgtgtttatttcagtctgtttggttcacatcactcctcctctctgccttgcAGATTTCATGAACGTGTACTTCCAGATCAGGTCCAGCCAGCTGGATCGCTCCATCAAAGGCCTGAAGGATCACTTCCGCAAGAACAGCGCCTCCTCTGGGATCCTCTACTCGCCCGCCGTCCAAACCAAACGCAAGGACACGCCAACCAAAAAGGTTCCCAAGCGACCAGGTCAGTGGCTCTGCAGCAACCGTGCACCTGGAGACTCACTGCCTCAGGCACAGCTCTTTATTATCACCTCAGTCGGTAATTAGGCTTCCCACGTGCAAGCTTGCTTTTACAGATTAATCTACCCAGTAAGCATGAATCTGAACATTGTTGATTATTACTCGATGGCGGCATCCATTCAACACCCCAAATCTATTTGCCGCGGCATTCAGAGTGTGTTGATTATGCAACCGTTCCCCCATATTATTCAGTTTAAGTATCATCCTCAATCACTGAGCTGCATGTTCCACTTTAGGGACTTCTGTAAAATTCGTCTAATCACTGAACCATTGTGCACTACCACCCCTCTGTTTATCCCTGTGATTTTTAGTCTTATGACTCTGAACTAACTTTCTATTCTTTCCTCTTTCATAATCCTTATGTTGTGATGACAGTCTACATCCCAGGTAAAACAGAAAGCTTTACTGTGTGCCTCCCGCCTTTGCTTGCCTCAGTCGACTGGTCGCCACAGTTCGCGGCAAATAAAGGCGCCATAAGTGACAGCTTGAGGTTTCTGAATGAGGAGCAGGGCTGCACTAACAGATACAGACAGCAGAAGATAAAATGAAGTTACAGTATAGATGAGTGAAGTTACGACAGCGTCTTTATGTGTGATACTTAGTTTTGCAGAGTTGAAGTGTGCATTGCTTGATTCTACAGGTTTTTGGAAGATTGTGGTAGAGAATCAGCTAAAAGTCTGCAAGTTTGCTCAGTTCAAGCTATGAAGCGGGCCTTTCTTGGACAGCTGTATTTGAGTTATCTTCATCAACATGCGCTCACGGCATGGTCTTGCTATTGCTTGTGCTAAAAAGCTATAACAGCACATTTGAAATGCTCTTTCATAAGAGGACAAAGGCAAGGTGTGAGGTGGTGCCGAATCAGGACAGTCAGATGTGGATTCCACAGTTAGTAGGCCTGGCTACAGCCTGCTCTGATAACTCCTAATGAATTTTTCGGACTCGCTCTAATGAGTGTTAAATGTGCCACATGCTTACTAACTCACTAACAAAGCCAAAATACTGTGTTGTTTAACTTGTGGTAACTTTTATATACTGTTGCACCTCTAAACCATGTAACAGATTGTTTTCAATGAGtatcgtagtagtagtagtagtaataataataataataataataataataataataatgctggaTATGACTGTTATTAATTATGTTGGCAGTTTTGTGTTTATAACTGACCTAACCTGTTTACTCTTGCTTTTATATAATCGGGCTCGGTGTGTTTCGGCGCACGTGCcccagtgtgttttcatgatgcAGCTGTGCTCtagtgactctctctctcacctagTCATTCTGTTGTGTAGCTGTGGTGCTAGGCTGTGGttccccaccccacacacacctctcctgGCTGTTTCGGTGGTGGAGGGATGTGGTGTTGGTGTTTCATCACTCACTTCCTAGctctcccctcttcttcctcttctgttccccctcttccacctccttcttctgtttctgctctctggacctccctgcctgcctggactctgtctctgtgtgtgtatgggaccAGGGACCATTCGCAAGGCTCAGAACCTTCTGAAACAGTACTCACAGCATGGGCTGGATGGGAAAAAGGGGGGCTCTAACCTCACTCCTTTGGAAGGTAACGCACCTCGGTCTTCTGTTcggtgtctttttttccccctccttgcTGCCAGTGTACCGGTGTTTCTTGTGTTGTGCTcccctgttgttttttgttcGGAGCAACAGGCACACAGAAACGTCTCCAGAGTCACAGCAGCTTTCAGACACTGCTAATATTTCATGAAGCCTATAAACCTAAAATAACACCTGTAATCCTTTATTAATCtcataaatatgaaaatcagcAGATACACTCTTGGATTCATCAGCTACCTTTGCATCAGACCTGACATTATGTCAGGCTGTGtaatggaaaaatccaccctaaaacactggGAACGTTGTAAAAAGCAACGATCGGTGATGTACTTTGCATTCCTGGGTTCATTTTGTTCCTTGATGTATATTTTCGTGATTCCTGAAAATAGCTGGCCAAACCTAGATGACATGATGTCACGTCaagatatttccagcacagcCAGTTATTAAAAAGAATCAATCAACTGTAAATTTGACGTTTTGGTGCCAACattcagaatcaaagagcaccGTTCTGCACCAACATTCAACAATCCTGGAGAGAAAAAACCATtgcagaagaggcagagatagcAATTTCTCCACCCACAGtggcctcaatagaccagaatgtaATGTAGCCACAAGACATTGGGTTTTGTTCGACTCTCACGTTGTAATAATCATATAAAACTAGTTTGGCATTACATAGTGGATATTTGCTTTTGTCCCCCATGATCAGAGATCAGGGAAGGGACTTGGCTTGTGCTCTGTCCATTTTTTTGGACTTCTAAatctgagcctctgctggcctgttttggatgCAACTTGGGTTAATTATAAATGTTGACACTGGGGTCCAGCATTTTGAAGGTAAATTTGACTGGACTatcacagcgccaccaccaggccaacagggccctGAGCTTCGCAGTCAGTAGCTCGGACAAAGCAGAATCAAATTTGATGAATCTGATGTCCAATGTAAGGCTAACTGTGCTCTGGTTATGCACAGCCCACATGTTTACACATGTTCTTTAGGGTTTGTTAAAAGGGAAGTGTAAGTGTCCACTAACTGAGGCAGGAACTAGATGAAGCCGGTTGAGAGGAAACTGGGCTCAACAAAAAGGCGAATGCGAACACTTCGTCACAAAATAAACTCtagaatgcactgaacatcacagattgattaTTTGGAATAATGTAAAAGTAGGTGAAGGTTTTCCCTGAAGCTGCAATGTGTCTAAAGCTGGTGCCACATCTGGCTCTTAGTCTTTCATAAAGCTGGTTCCTGTCACGTAGCACAACAGCCACTGACTAACTTAGAtatgaaacacatgcacaaacctctctgggtgctTTTGGCCCAAGATCCCTCCCTCTTCGCCCCGTTGTAGTGGGTGTCCCCCTGCTTCCCTGCCTGCTGGGTGCTTGGTGGTCGGTGCAATTGTCACAGCGAGTCCCAGGTTTGGCCCTTGGCCTAGTTACGCCCCCAGTGGTGTGACTAGGCCCGTTTCCCTGTGACCTCACCCCCACCCATCAGGTTACGATCATGACCTGCGGGTCAAACACCACTCCGATGCCCTGACCGAGAAGCACGGGGCCGCAGCAGGTGAGTGAGGGAACGCGTGGGAATGAGAGGGAAACATCTCCATAACAAAAACTCAATGGATTTAAAAGCAGTTTGTGTCTCAGTGCACATCCAACAAAACACATGTGTATGTGACACATTGTTACCTAATAGCATATAGGCAGTGGTTGTGTCAGGTGGTGATCATGTCTTTcttttataatatatatataaattgtaATCTAGATTAACTGACTTCTCATTTTATTTGGGTCTCAGTCAAAAAGTCATCATGACAAGTGCTTTACAtcgttaaagctgcactaggtaACTTTCTGTTATCGGTGCCCCAAATGGCAGCGAGAGGAAACTGTATAAACATTTGAACTTTGTCACATGGAAATCACGCAGCGTAACATTTCACAGCTTGTATTTTGCTTTGAAATGGACAATAGCAGGACCCAGGccctgttagacctaaatggaccTAATTAACCTTCATTAATATCACTAATAACACCTATGTTTACCTgttattttatgtcaaaatggctgctgtgaaaacggGTCTATTGGAGAGCAAGAGCACTTGTCTATTGCAggcccactttgtgatttaggctgataaaaTGGGTATATTTCCTTGTAATATCTATATGTAAAACTGCCTAATGCAGCTTTAGCACATATAATTTCCATTTCCCTTGCAAACATTAGCTGTAGCCTACATCATAAATGCATAACACCATCATCTAAGTGCATACATATACTCAATTTAGCAACACTCAACTGGAGAAGAGCCCCCGTCTTGTATAATTCTTGTTTAGTTTACCCACTCACTTGATCTTTCACGTATGCTTCTCAGGAAAGGACGATGTCCTGGACATTGAGATCGACTCCTACATCCATTGTATCAGTGCCTTTGTCAAGCTGGCCCAGAGCGAATACGCCCTTCTGACTGAGATCATCCCCGAGCACCACCAGAAGAAGACGTTTGACTCCCTCATTCAGGTCAGGTATAGAAGTGAAGGGACATGATTCTTATTTTGCATTTCAACACCATTAATCAAAGACGCCCAGTGAAGTCATTTGTGATACTTGAGTTGATCCCCATAGAAGGTATGCATCTAGTCTGTGTTCTGTGCACTTAAAGgaattttgaaaaagtgaaatgttaTATTGTGAAAAAATAGTTTCTCCAAggaaaaggttttatttattttgcatgatGATGTTTaaagccattttcaggtctaaAATCATCTATAATTCATCAGAAATCACAGCTAAAACCCATTCAGTTCTGTCTGCACAATGCATGAAAAGGAGAGCTCATTCTTGCATAATGGATGAACTCATTAAACCCCTctcttttttaagttttttaataaaaaagacagatttATAGACTTGTACAATAGAATGCCTTTAATAACAGCTACAACATATTTTCTACAAAGGCAATAAAGGCTAACAGGAAACCACTGTTCCTCTGTTCTCTGGCGTCCACAGGAGGCGCTGGACAACCTGATGCTGGAGGGGGACAACATCGTGTCTGCAGCTCGCAGGGCCATCATGCGCCATGACTACTCTGCTGTCCTCACCATCTTCCCCATCCTCAGACATCTGAAAATGTCTAAATCTGAGTTTGACTCAACACTGCAGGTATGAATCAGCGTGCTTATGGTTCATCATGTACCTGGCATTATCTCCTAATGGAGCACCAGGACACGAAGCGTAAtgtgaaatgtttcattttgatcTCGTGGTTTGGCTACAGGGAACAGCAGCAAGCACCAAGAACAAACTGCCTACGCTCATCACCTCTATGGAAACTATTGGAGCCAAAGCTCTGGAAGAATTTGCAGACAGTATCAAGGCAAGAATCTCTTCTCTTCGTCTTCAGCTCTGTCACCATCTAGCAAatctacatttatttacaatttcGACACCCCTGTAGTTGAATATAGTCATCACAGTATATAATCATTGGTGTTCCCTAGCTTTGGACtaatgatttttctcttttctgacCATAGAATGATCCAGATAAGGAGTACAATATGCCTAAAGATGGAACAGTCCACGAACTGACCAGCAACGTAAGCCGATCATTTTCTTGTTACGTCAAGACTTCAGATTTATTTGTACAACTTGCACTACAAACTCAACACCCTGCTATGAGGGCTTTGCTGTTTGTACCCTCCTGGGACTCGCAGGTGGACTCCTGGGCAACCGCTAGCTGTGCAGAGTAGACTATTTTGGTTCAGTAAATAAAGGTGAAGTGGTCATTACCTTGGCCTCTCTTCCCACAGGCCATCCtgttcctgcagcagctgctggactTCCATGAAACGGCTGGAGCCATGCTGGCCTCTCAAGGTAGAGTTGCATCAGCAAAGCCAGAGTGTAGCTCTCTTTAGCCGAAAACCTCCTGCTACCCCATGTCGTCCCGTAAGGCACCAGTTCCCGAGATGCCAGTAGTAATCTAAACCTGTTTTACATGCATGTAAGAGGAAAATTAGTGTAGGTTTTTCACTGATATCCATACAAGACTCAtgatttcattgtattttgGTTGTAATGTATGCACATAGTGAATTTAGATGCAAAGGTGCATAACGTAAGATTATCAATATTGCTGTTTAGGAGCATCTTTTGTTCTTTGGGTACTGTAAACCAGGAGAGGGTCCATGTGACCACACTCTGTGTTATAAGAGCATTACCACTGTGGGATGAGTTTCCTGCACCCACCCATATGTCTTACAGCTTTATTGCTTTCCTGACACCTTTGAGACTCAGGATTCGCTGTCCAAAGGGGTGGAAAATTGTTTCTGTATTaggtttcttcctctctctgtgtctgtgaccGTCTCTGATGTGTTGAATTATTCACCTCCTTCACCTGCTCTTTCCCTCTTCTCGCCATGCACAGCTTCAAAttgcctttctcttcctccagagGGAGCCTCGGTGACATGCTTTCATTCGGCATGTGTAGTTGGCCTGTGAAGATATCACAGCTGTGTATCAGTTCCAACAGAGATCAGTTTACATTTGActacaaaaacatttgtttggATCCCATTGGATATCTAATGGATTTTTAATCAAATCGTCACAATTTTTTAATCAAAGGGCCTCCCTACTGCTGCATGTTGCTCCCTGCTTTCATTGTCTGACTCCTGTCGTCTTTCA
This genomic interval from Myripristis murdjan chromosome 19, fMyrMur1.1, whole genome shotgun sequence contains the following:
- the exoc7 gene encoding exocyst complex component 7 isoform X4 is translated as MIPTEDASARKREIEEKLKQEQETLSFIRENLEKSDQLTKGMVSILSSFESRLMQLENSIIPVHKQTENLQRLQENVDKTLSCMDHVISYYHVAKDTDRIIREGPTGRLDEYLACIAKIQKAVEYFQDNNPDSPELNTVKARFEKGKELLEAEFRSLLTRYSKPVPPILILDAISMDEELEVQEEVTLEHLPEAVLQDIICISGWLVEYGRNQDFMNVYFQIRSSQLDRSIKGLKDHFRKNSASSGILYSPAVQTKRKDTPTKKVPKRPGTIRKAQNLLKQYSQHGLDGKKGGSNLTPLEGKDDVLDIEIDSYIHCISAFVKLAQSEYALLTEIIPEHHQKKTFDSLIQEALDNLMLEGDNIVSAARRAIMRHDYSAVLTIFPILRHLKMSKSEFDSTLQGTAASTKNKLPTLITSMETIGAKALEEFADSIKNDPDKEYNMPKDGTVHELTSNAILFLQQLLDFHETAGAMLASQETSSSASSYSSEFSKRLLSTYICKVLGNLQLNLLSKSKVYEDSALSAIFLHNNYNYILKSLEKSDLIQLVTVTQKKAESSYRELIEQQIQTYQRSWLKVTEHLTDRNMPVFQPGTKLKDKERQVIKDKFKGFNDGLEELCKIQKVWAIPDKEQRDFIRQAQKKVVSEAYRAFLQRCANISFTKNPEKYHKYRPEQVEEMIERLFDTSA
- the exoc7 gene encoding exocyst complex component 7 isoform X3 — its product is MIPTEDASARKREIEEKLKQEQETLSFIRENLEKSDQLTKGMVSILSSFESRLMQLENSIIPVHKQTENLQRLQENVDKTLSCMDHVISYYHVAKDTDRIIREGPTGRLDEYLACIAKIQKAVEYFQDNNPDSPELNTVKARFEKGKELLEAEFRSLLTRYSKPVPPILILDAISMDEELEVQEEVTLEHLPEAVLQDIICISGWLVEYGRNQDFMNVYFQIRSSQLDRSIKGLKDHFRKNSASSGILYSPAVQTKRKDTPTKKVPKRPVYIPGTIRKAQNLLKQYSQHGLDGKKGGSNLTPLEGKDDVLDIEIDSYIHCISAFVKLAQSEYALLTEIIPEHHQKKTFDSLIQEALDNLMLEGDNIVSAARRAIMRHDYSAVLTIFPILRHLKMSKSEFDSTLQGTAASTKNKLPTLITSMETIGAKALEEFADSIKNDPDKEYNMPKDGTVHELTSNAILFLQQLLDFHETAGAMLASQETSSSASSYSSEFSKRLLSTYICKVLGNLQLNLLSKSKVYEDSALSAIFLHNNYNYILKSLEKSDLIQLVTVTQKKAESSYRELIEQQIQTYQRSWLKVTEHLTDRNMPVFQPGTKLKDKERQVIKDKFKGFNDGLEELCKIQKVWAIPDKEQRDFIRQAQKKVVSEAYRAFLQRCANISFTKNPEKYHKYRPEQVEEMIERLFDTSA